In Solanum pennellii chromosome 3, SPENNV200, a single window of DNA contains:
- the LOC107014904 gene encoding calcium-dependent protein kinase 28 isoform X2: MGSCFSSSKVSGSNSNTPSTNNTTTNTNTAVNVHQNRRETSKAPSTTVVNPRNQEGCRDKGNINQKNQQKQPRNSQQNVKPSSRRQGGVIPCGKRTDFGYYKDFEKRYTIGKLLGHGQFGYTYVATDKSSGDRVAVKRIEKNKMVLPIAVEDVKREVKILKALGGHENVVQFYNSFEDDNYVYIVMELCEGGELLDRILSKKDSRYTEKDAAIVVRQMLKVAAECHLHGLVHRDMKPENFLFKSTKEDSPLKATDFGLSDFIRPGKKFQDIVGSAYYVAPEVLKRRSGPESDVWSIGVITYILLCGRRPFWDKTEDGIFKEVLRNKPDFRRKPWSNISNSAKDFVKKILVKDPRARLTAAQALSHPWVREGGDASEIPLDISVLSNMRQFVKYSRLKQFALRALASTLDEEEIADLRDQFSAIDVDKNGVISLEEMRQALAKDLPWKMKESRVLEILQAIDSNTDGLVDFPEFVAATLHVHQLEEHNSTKWQQRSQAAFEKFDVDRDGFITPEELKMHTGLRGSIDPLLEEADIDKDGKISISEFRRLLRTASMSSPTVRDSRGM; this comes from the exons TGTTTTTCAAGCTCCAAAGTTAGTGGCTCAAATAGCAATACCCCTTCAACCAACAATACCacaacaaacacaaacacaGCGGTAAATGTTCATCAAAACCGCAGGGAAACCTCAAAAGCACCTTCAACAACGGTTGTTAATCCAAGAAATCAAGAAGGGTGTAGAGATAAAGGTAATATTAACcagaaaaatcaacaaaaacaacCTAGGAATTCACAGCAGAATGTTAAACCAAGTTCAAGAAGACAAGGTGGGGTTATTCCTTGTGGGAAAAGAACAGATTTTGGGTATTATAAAGATTTTGAAAAGAGGTATACAATTGGGAAATTATTGGGTCATGGTCAATTTGGTtatacatatgttgctacagataaaTCTTCTGGAGATCGTGTGGCTGTCAAAAGAATTGAGAAAAACAAG ATGGTTCTTCCCATTGCGGTTGAGGATGTGAAACGAGAAGTCAAGATATTGAAGGCCTTAGGTGGTCATGAGAATGTGGTTCAATTCTATAATTCATTCGAGGATGATAATTATGTCTACATCGTGATGga gTTATGTGAAGGTGGAGAACTATTGGACCGAATTTTGTCTAA AAAAGACAGTCGGTATACCGAGAAAGATGCAGCAATAGTTGTACGCCAGATGCTAAAAGTGGCAGCTGAGTGTCATTTACATGGTTTGGTGCATCGTGATATGAAACCTGAG AATTTTCTCTTTAAGTCTACAAAGGAGGATTCACCATTAAAAGCCACGGATTTTGGTCTTTCAGACTTCATCAGACCAG GGAAAAAGTTCCAAGACATTGTCGGCAGTGCATATTATGTAGCTCCAGAGGTATTAAAGCGTAGATCAGGACCTGAATCAGATGTGTGGAGTATTGGCGTAATTACATACATTTTGCTATGTGGTCGTCGGCCTTTCTGGGACAAAACTGAGGATGGTATATTCAAAGAG GTACTACGGAACAAGCCTGATTTTCGTCGCAAGCCGTGGTCTAACATAAGCAACAGTGCTAAAGATTTTGTAAAGAAAATACTGGTTAAGGATCCTCGTGCTAGACTTACTGCTGCTCAGGCCCTAT CACATCCATGGGTCCGAGAAGGAGGGGATGCATCTGAGATTCCACTGGACATTTCTGTTTTATCCAACATGCGGCAATTTGTCAAATACAGTCGTCTAAAACAGTTTGCTTTACGG GCGTTAGCTAGCACACTTGATGAGGAGGAGATCGCTGATCTGCGGGATCAATTTTCTGCAATTGATGTGGATAAGAATGGTGTCATCAGTCTCGAAGAAATGAGACAG GCCCTTGCAAAGGATCTCCCATGGAAAATGAAAGAATCACGAGTCCTTGAGATTCTTCAAGCG ATTGACAGTAACACGGATGGACTTGTTGATTTCCCGGAGTTCGTGGCTGCCACTCTACATGTCCATCAGTTGGAGGAGCATAATTCTACAAAGTGGCAGCAAAGATCACAAgctgcttttgagaaatttgatGTTGATAGAGATGGATTCATTACTCCAGAAGAACTTAAAATG CACACGGGCTTGAGAGGCTCCATAGATCCACTTCTAGAGGAAGCAGATATTGACAAAGACGGAAAGATAAGCATATCAGAATTTCGCAGACTTTTAAGAACTGCTAGTATGAGTTCACCAACGGTGAGAGATTCACGGGGAATGTAA
- the LOC107014904 gene encoding calcium-dependent protein kinase 28 isoform X1, with protein sequence MGSCFSSSKVSGSNSNTPSTNNTTTNTNTAVNVHQNRRETSKAPSTTVVNPRNQEGCRDKGNINQKNQQKQPRNSQQNVKPSSRRQGGVIPCGKRTDFGYYKDFEKRYTIGKLLGHGQFGYTYVATDKSSGDRVAVKRIEKNKMVLPIAVEDVKREVKILKALGGHENVVQFYNSFEDDNYVYIVMELCEGGELLDRILSKVDIICLIRKDSRYTEKDAAIVVRQMLKVAAECHLHGLVHRDMKPENFLFKSTKEDSPLKATDFGLSDFIRPGKKFQDIVGSAYYVAPEVLKRRSGPESDVWSIGVITYILLCGRRPFWDKTEDGIFKEVLRNKPDFRRKPWSNISNSAKDFVKKILVKDPRARLTAAQALSHPWVREGGDASEIPLDISVLSNMRQFVKYSRLKQFALRALASTLDEEEIADLRDQFSAIDVDKNGVISLEEMRQALAKDLPWKMKESRVLEILQAIDSNTDGLVDFPEFVAATLHVHQLEEHNSTKWQQRSQAAFEKFDVDRDGFITPEELKMHTGLRGSIDPLLEEADIDKDGKISISEFRRLLRTASMSSPTVRDSRGM encoded by the exons TGTTTTTCAAGCTCCAAAGTTAGTGGCTCAAATAGCAATACCCCTTCAACCAACAATACCacaacaaacacaaacacaGCGGTAAATGTTCATCAAAACCGCAGGGAAACCTCAAAAGCACCTTCAACAACGGTTGTTAATCCAAGAAATCAAGAAGGGTGTAGAGATAAAGGTAATATTAACcagaaaaatcaacaaaaacaacCTAGGAATTCACAGCAGAATGTTAAACCAAGTTCAAGAAGACAAGGTGGGGTTATTCCTTGTGGGAAAAGAACAGATTTTGGGTATTATAAAGATTTTGAAAAGAGGTATACAATTGGGAAATTATTGGGTCATGGTCAATTTGGTtatacatatgttgctacagataaaTCTTCTGGAGATCGTGTGGCTGTCAAAAGAATTGAGAAAAACAAG ATGGTTCTTCCCATTGCGGTTGAGGATGTGAAACGAGAAGTCAAGATATTGAAGGCCTTAGGTGGTCATGAGAATGTGGTTCAATTCTATAATTCATTCGAGGATGATAATTATGTCTACATCGTGATGga gTTATGTGAAGGTGGAGAACTATTGGACCGAATTTTGTCTAA GGTTGACATAATTTGTCTAATCAGAAAAGACAGTCGGTATACCGAGAAAGATGCAGCAATAGTTGTACGCCAGATGCTAAAAGTGGCAGCTGAGTGTCATTTACATGGTTTGGTGCATCGTGATATGAAACCTGAG AATTTTCTCTTTAAGTCTACAAAGGAGGATTCACCATTAAAAGCCACGGATTTTGGTCTTTCAGACTTCATCAGACCAG GGAAAAAGTTCCAAGACATTGTCGGCAGTGCATATTATGTAGCTCCAGAGGTATTAAAGCGTAGATCAGGACCTGAATCAGATGTGTGGAGTATTGGCGTAATTACATACATTTTGCTATGTGGTCGTCGGCCTTTCTGGGACAAAACTGAGGATGGTATATTCAAAGAG GTACTACGGAACAAGCCTGATTTTCGTCGCAAGCCGTGGTCTAACATAAGCAACAGTGCTAAAGATTTTGTAAAGAAAATACTGGTTAAGGATCCTCGTGCTAGACTTACTGCTGCTCAGGCCCTAT CACATCCATGGGTCCGAGAAGGAGGGGATGCATCTGAGATTCCACTGGACATTTCTGTTTTATCCAACATGCGGCAATTTGTCAAATACAGTCGTCTAAAACAGTTTGCTTTACGG GCGTTAGCTAGCACACTTGATGAGGAGGAGATCGCTGATCTGCGGGATCAATTTTCTGCAATTGATGTGGATAAGAATGGTGTCATCAGTCTCGAAGAAATGAGACAG GCCCTTGCAAAGGATCTCCCATGGAAAATGAAAGAATCACGAGTCCTTGAGATTCTTCAAGCG ATTGACAGTAACACGGATGGACTTGTTGATTTCCCGGAGTTCGTGGCTGCCACTCTACATGTCCATCAGTTGGAGGAGCATAATTCTACAAAGTGGCAGCAAAGATCACAAgctgcttttgagaaatttgatGTTGATAGAGATGGATTCATTACTCCAGAAGAACTTAAAATG CACACGGGCTTGAGAGGCTCCATAGATCCACTTCTAGAGGAAGCAGATATTGACAAAGACGGAAAGATAAGCATATCAGAATTTCGCAGACTTTTAAGAACTGCTAGTATGAGTTCACCAACGGTGAGAGATTCACGGGGAATGTAA
- the LOC107012604 gene encoding DNA-(apurinic or apyrimidinic site) lyase 2: MKIVTYNVNGLRPRIQQYGSLLKLLDSLDADIICLQETKLSKNDIRADLVRAEGYESFFSCCTRTSDRGRSSGYSGVATFCRVKSAFMSNEVALPISAEEGFTGLLATSKGYEPRKEECASIAEGLECFTRDELLKVDSEGRCLITDHGHFVLFNLYGPRAVQDDSERIQFKLTFFKMLERRWECLMHQGRRIVIVGDLNIAPAAIDRCDAEPDFEKNVFRQWFRSLLVQNGGRLLDIFRAKHPDRKGAYTCWSQSTGAEEFNYGSRIDHILSATSCLHGEEIQEGHDFVTCNVAECDILMKFQRWKPGNTPRWKGGRSIKLEGSDHVPVYMSLVEIPEVLQHSTPPLSTRYHPQVFGSQTLVSMFTRRQTTEQVTSEESESPHIPSQEDFLSTPETYDSRAAQISVLGSQSNSNILPCIATKKKARLGQGSQLTLNSFFQKHTHRSETSSSSFADSKLCQTDISYSRIEPDGVPSPADESGASKDCRSSAIDSNQHKCQLDACDSDKEKRKVALQEWQRIQQLMQNSVPLCKGHQEPCVPRVVKKAGPNLGRRFYACARAEGPSSNPEANCGYFKWAAVLKSKGRGK; encoded by the exons ATGAAGATAGTGACGTACAACGTGAACGGTTTAAGGCCACGCATACAGCAATACGGTTCACTTCTCAAATTGTTGGATTCGCTTGATGCTGATATTATCTGTTTACAGGAGACTAAATTGTCGAAGAATGATATTCGAGCCGATTTGGTTCGTGCTGAGGGTTATGAGTCTTTCTTCTCTTGTTGCACTCGTACTTCTGATCGTGGACGCTCTTCTGGATATTCCG GTGTTGCTACCTTTTGTCGTGTAAAATCTGCATTCATGAGCAATGAAGTAGCTCTGCCGATTTCTGCAGAAGAAGGCTTCACTGGTCTCCTCGCAACATCTAAAGGATATGAACCTAGAAAGGAGGAGTGCGCTTCAATAGCAGAAGGCCTCGAGTGTTTTACTAGAGATGAGCTTCTTAAAGTTGATAGTGAGGGACGTTGTCTGATCACTGATCATGGTCATTTTG TTCTATTCAATTTATATGGGCCCAGAGCTGTTCAAGATGACTCTGAAAGAATCCAATTTAAGCTCACATTTTTTAAGATGTTAGAG AGAAGATGGGAATGCCTGATGCATCAAGGAAGGAGGATTGTTATTGTAGGTGACCTCAATATTGCTCCTGCTGCCATAGATCGGTGCGACGCAGAACCTGATTTTGAGAAGAACGT GTTCAGACAATGGTTTAGATCATTGCTAGTGCAAAACGGAGGGCGTCTCCTTGATATTTTTAGAGCAAAGCATCCTGATAg GAAAGGAGCCTATACTTGCTGGTCACAGAGTACAGGAGCCGAGGAATTTAATTATGGTTCTAGGATTGATCACATACTTAGTGCCACATCATGCTTGCATGGTGAGGAAATTCAGGAAGGACATGACTTTGTTACTTGCAATGTTGCAGAGTGTGACATATTGATGAAATTTCAAAGGTGGAAACCTGGAAATACGCCAAG GTGGAAAGGAGGGAGGAGCATCAAATTAGAAGGTTCTGATCATGTTCCAGTTTACATGAGTTTAGTAGAAATTCCTGAAGTATTGCAGCATAGCACCCCGCCATTATCTACCAGATATCATCCCCAGGTCTTTGGGAGTCAAACTCTTG TGTCAATGTTCACGAGAAGGCAAACAACTGAGCAAGTTACTTCAGAGGAAAGTGAAAGCCCTCACATTCCAAGTCAGGAAGACTTTCTTTCAACTCCAGAGACTTATGATAGTAGAGCTGCGCAGATTTCGGTGCTTGGCTCTCAAAGCAACTCTAATATTCTTCCCTGCATTGCGACCAAGAAGAAAGCGAGGCTTGGTCAGGGGTCTCAGCTCACACTTAACTCATTCTTCCAGAAACACACACATAGAAGTGAGACTTCTAGCAGCAGCTTTGCTGATTCTAAACTTTGTCAGACAGACATCTCTTACTCTCGGATTGAGCCTGATGGAGTGCCTTCTCCTGCTGATGAAAGTGGCGCTTCAAAGGACTGCAGATCAAGTGCAATTGACAGTAATCAACATAAGTGCCAGCTAGATGCATGCGACTCAGATAAAGAGAAGAGGAAAGTGGCATTACAGGAGTGGCAAAGGATTCAGCAATTGATGCAGAATAGTGTACCTCTTTGTAAGGGCCATCAAGAACCTTGTGTTCCTCGGGTCGTTAAAAAAGCAGGGCCCAATTTGGGCCGCAGATTTTATGCTTGTGCTCGAGCTGAG GGACCTTCATCAAATCCTGAAGCAAACTGTGGTTACTTCAAATGGGCTGCTGTTCTAAAATCCAAGGGAAGAGGAAAATGA
- the LOC107013116 gene encoding receptor-like protein 9DC3, giving the protein MENIEKLPLFVIYVFLFQLGFSSCLPQLCPKDQALVLLEFKKMFSINPFASTSEECEGLSPKTLSWNTSEDCCLWDGVHCDETTSKVIELDLRCSQLQGKFLSNSSIFQLSALKRLDLSMNDFSDSNISPNFGGLTSLTYLDLSYSMFTGQIPSEISNLSKLRSLRIYGYSTDLTLGPHKLGQLLKNLTQLRELELSNMGISSTIPPNFSSYLTTLRLPGTQLYGILPERVFHLPNLRLLDLSRNSQLSVSFPITKWNSSASLKDLSLNGVNFTNAPEPMSNFFGPIRLFNENWTQLESLNLRSNFLTGPIPSDVSGFQSLQLLSMSSNSLNGTIPSWISSLPSLKYLDLRNNSLSGQLDEFKSKELFWIDLGKNYLQSPIPNSLLNQENLMFLSLSSNNFSDNLNFRIFSNLSGLGTLNLSYNSFSWADKDQVKSNLLNSLYDLDLRSNLLQGSLPIPPSFIENLYISHNKLSGHIPSTICKLEFLRVLDLASNSLKGAIPPCLGNMSAIEVLDLRYNSLGGTIQTNFSVGNPLRSFNLRGNKLEGEIPRSLINSKRLEVLDLGNNELNDTFPMWLGTLPNLMVLILRSNKLHGPIRTSKTKKLFPQLRIIDISSNGFSGDLPTHLLENFQAMKKVDENMRTPMYIGDYYYKDSITISSKGMSMELVRIFSMYTAIDLSSNRFEGYIPSVIGNLTSLVLLNLSHNSLEGHIPTLLGSVSALQSLDLSFNKLGGEIPVQLASLTFLGFLSVSHNHLVGCIPSGYQFATFEIGSFEGNDELRGFPISKDCGGRGRDHVPQSTTPSALDDQEEDSGFEISWEAVLMGYGCGLIIGISIIYIMSSTRKPICLFRKIAEWEHKTVNMRKKKKVARQVRYSTLTLH; this is encoded by the coding sequence AtggaaaatattgaaaaacttCCACTATTTGTAATATATGTTTTCCTCTTTCAACTTGGTTTCTCTTCATGTTTGCCTCAATTGTGTCCCAAAGATCAAGCTCTTGTCCTTCTAGAATTCAAGAAGATGTTTTCCATCAACCCTTTTGCTTCAACTTCTGAGGAATGTGAAGGTCTTTCTCCAAAGACACTTTCCTGGAATACGAGCGAGGATTGTTGCTTGTGGGATGGAGTTCATTGTGATGAGACGACAAGCAAAGTGATTGAGCTTGATCTCAGATGCAGCCAACTTCAAGGCAAGTTCCTTTCCAACAGTAGCATCTTCCAACTCTCTGCTCTCAAAAGGCTCGATTTATCTATGAATGATTTCTCTGACTCAAACATTTCACCTAATTTCGGTGGGTTAACTAGCTTGACATATCTTGATCTATCCTATTCAATGTTCACAGGTCAAATACCTTCTGAAATTTCTAATCTTTCTAAACTACGTTCTCTACGTATCTATGGTTACTCAACTGATTTAACACTTGGACCGCACAAACTTGGACAACTTCTTAAGAACTTGACCCAATTAAGAGAGCTTGAGCTCTCCAATATGGGCATCTCTTCAACCATTCCTCCAAATTTCTCTTCCTATTTAACAACTTTGCGCCTTCCAGGCACACAATTATATGGGATATTACCTGAAAGAGTTTTCCACCTTCCAAACTTGAGATTGCTTGATTTATCGAGGAATTCTCAACTTTCAGTCAGCTTTCCAATAACCAAATGGAATAGCAGTGCATCTCTGAAGGATTTGTCTCTAAATGGTGTGAATTTTACAAACGCACCTGAACCCATGAGTAACTTTTTTGGACCTATTCGACTATTCAATGAAAATTGGACACAACTCGAATCACTAAATCTTCGATCCAATTTCCTAACAGGTCCAATTCCTTCTGATGTTAGTGGATTTCAAAGCCTACAGCTACTCTCGATGTCATCAAACAGTTTGAATGGAACGATACCATCTTGGATATCCTCCCTTCCGTCCCTGAAATATTTAGACTTGAGAAATAACAGCTTAAGTGGCCAACTTGATGAGTTCAAATCCAAAGAACTGTTTTGGATAGATCTAGGAAAAAATTACTTGCAAAGTCCCATTCCAAACTCACTCCTAAACCAGGAGAACTTGATGTTTCTTAGTCTATCATCAAATAATTTCAGTGACAATCTAAATTTTCGCATCTTTTCAAACTTGAGTGGACTAGGCACACTTAATCTTTCATATAATAGTTTCTCATGGGCTGATAAGGATCAAGTAAAGTCTAACTTGCTCAACTCTCTTTATGACTTAGATTTGCGCTCCAATTTGCTGCAAGGGTCACTACCTATTCCACCAAGTTTTATAGAGAACTTGTACATATCACATAATAAGCTTAGCGGACATATCCCTTCGACTATTTGCAAACTAGAATTTCTGAGAGTTCTAGATTTGGCAAGTAATAGTTTGAAGGGAGCAATCCCACCTTGTCTTGGCAACATGAGCGCAATTGAGGTTCTAGATTTGCGCTACAATAGTCTTGGTGGGACAATTCAAACAAACTTTAGTGTTGGAAATCCACTCAGAAGCTTTAATTTGCGTGGAAATAAGTTAGAGGGGGAAATCCCACGTTCTTTGATCAATAGCAAGCGACTGGAAGTTCTTGATTTAGGAAACAATGAGTTGAATGACACATTTCCAATGTGGTTGGGAACTCTACCAAACTTGATGGTTTTGATCTTGAGATCAAATAAATTGCATGGACCCATCAGAACATCAAAGACTAAGAAATTGTTTCCTCAACTTCGAATTATAGACATCTCATCTAATGGATTTTCTGGGGATTTACCAACACATCTTTTGGAGAATTTTCAAGCCATGAAGAAAGTTGACGAAAACATGAGAACCCCAATGTATATTGGAGATTACTATTACAAAGATTCCATAACAATTTCATCAAAAGGAATGAGCATGGAACTTGTTAGAATTTTTTCGATGTACACAGCCATTGATCTTTCAAGCAATAGATTTGAAGGTTACATTCCAAGTGTTATAGGAAATCTCACTTCACTAGTTCTGTTGAACCTATCTCATAATAGTTTGGAAGGCCATATACCAACATTACTAGGAAGTGTATCAGCGCTTCAATCGTTGGATCTCTCATTTAACAAACTTGGTGGAGAGATACCAGTGCAGCTTGCATCTCTGACATTTCTTGGATTCTTAAGTGTCTCTCACAATCATCTCGTTGGATGCATCCCTAGTGGATACCAGTTTGCTACGTTTGAAATTGGTTCATTTGAAGGGAATGATGAATTGCGAGGCTTTCCAATTTCAAAAGATTGTGGTGGACGTGGTCGTGATCATGTACCACAATCAACGACTCCATCCGCACTAGATGATCAAGAAGAAGATTCTGGCTTTGAGATAAGTTGGGAAGCGGTTCTGATGGGTTACGGTTGTGGACTCATTATTGGAATATccataatatatattatgtcatCAACTCGGAAACCGATATGTCTTTTCAGGAAGATTGCAGAATGGGAACACAAAACTGTAAAcatgagaaagaaaaagaaagtggcCAGACAAGTCAGGTATTCAACTCTAACTCTACACTAA